In Zhaonella formicivorans, one DNA window encodes the following:
- a CDS encoding hemolysin family protein, translating into MDGQIFLRLLLLGVLLLFSAFFSAAETALMSINKIRVRYLAEHGNAKGKKVAKIVSQPNKLLSTILIGNNIVNIGASALATILAVELLGERIGLAIATTVMTLLVLIFGEIVPKSIAAHSSERVSYLVVQPISVLMKLFFPLTKLFSFLTNGVLKFLGYKNRKEPLITEEEILTLVNVGQEEGVLHVEEKEMIHSVLEFTDSLVKDVMVPRTDMFAVPSSLTLADFLYQLQEEQYSRIPVYEDTIDNILGVIYVKDLALAMESLDRQRQVAEFVHPAYFVPEVKKVGDLLREMKKHRFHLAIVVDEFGGTAGLVTLEDLVEEILGEIDDEYDYVENRIISVNENTTLIDGSVRLDELREETNINLCSSDADTLGGFVYSTLGKIPEEGEIFTLEGMEFKVAKMEGNRIKQVEILQK; encoded by the coding sequence ATGGACGGTCAGATTTTTTTGCGTTTATTGTTACTGGGGGTTTTGCTGCTTTTTTCAGCCTTTTTTTCAGCTGCGGAAACTGCTTTGATGTCCATAAACAAGATTAGGGTACGTTACCTGGCGGAACATGGCAATGCAAAAGGCAAAAAAGTAGCCAAAATAGTTAGCCAGCCTAACAAGCTTTTAAGTACTATTTTAATTGGAAATAACATTGTCAATATCGGGGCCTCGGCTTTGGCTACAATACTGGCTGTGGAACTGTTGGGTGAAAGAATTGGTTTGGCAATTGCTACCACCGTGATGACTTTGTTGGTGCTGATTTTCGGTGAAATCGTCCCTAAATCCATTGCCGCTCACAGCAGCGAACGGGTTTCTTATCTGGTTGTGCAGCCCATAAGTGTGCTGATGAAATTATTTTTTCCGTTAACTAAACTATTTTCATTTTTGACCAATGGGGTGTTAAAGTTTTTAGGTTACAAAAACAGAAAAGAGCCTTTAATTACCGAGGAGGAAATTTTAACCCTGGTTAATGTGGGACAGGAAGAAGGGGTGCTGCATGTTGAAGAGAAGGAGATGATCCACAGCGTCCTTGAATTTACGGATTCACTGGTTAAAGACGTAATGGTGCCCAGGACCGACATGTTTGCAGTACCTTCCTCTTTGACGTTGGCTGATTTTTTGTACCAGCTGCAAGAAGAACAATATTCGCGTATTCCGGTTTACGAAGATACTATTGATAATATTTTGGGCGTAATCTACGTGAAAGATTTGGCCCTAGCTATGGAAAGCTTGGACCGGCAGCGCCAAGTTGCGGAATTTGTCCACCCGGCATATTTTGTGCCGGAAGTTAAGAAGGTCGGCGATTTGCTCAGAGAAATGAAAAAACACAGGTTTCATTTGGCAATAGTAGTTGATGAATTTGGCGGGACGGCAGGCTTGGTGACTTTGGAGGATTTAGTGGAGGAAATTTTAGGCGAAATAGACGATGAATATGATTATGTTGAGAATCGCATTATTAGTGTAAACGAGAATACTACCTTGATTGACGGTTCAGTTCGCCTCGATGAACTGCGGGAGGAGACTAATATCAACCTATGCAGTTCTGACGCAGATACACTAGGTGGGTTTGTTTATAGCACTTTAGGCAAGATCCCAGAGGAAGGAGAGATTTTCACACTGGAAGGAATGGAATTTAAAGTTGCCAAAATGGAGGGAAATAGGATTAAGCAAGTAGAGATTTTGCAAAAATAA
- a CDS encoding MTH1187 family thiamine-binding protein produces MAIVAVSITPLGVGTSVSSFVAAAERVLLQKPHLKRQLSPMFTVLEGDLDEIMEAIREMQEAVFAAGAQRVSTVIKIDDRRDKEVTMEGKIKAVEEKL; encoded by the coding sequence TTGGCTATTGTAGCAGTCAGCATAACTCCTTTAGGGGTGGGAACAAGTGTAAGCAGCTTTGTGGCTGCGGCGGAACGGGTGCTTTTGCAAAAGCCTCATCTGAAGCGTCAATTGAGCCCCATGTTCACTGTTTTAGAGGGCGATTTGGATGAGATCATGGAGGCAATCCGGGAAATGCAAGAAGCGGTCTTTGCAGCAGGAGCCCAAAGGGTATCTACCGTAATTAAAATCGATGACCGGCGGGACAAAGAAGTAACTATGGAAGGAAAAATTAAAGCTGTGGAAGAGAAACTGTAA
- a CDS encoding YgaP family membrane protein — protein sequence MRLLSLKRNLGIFDRVLRVIVGLALLAFGYLATLNTPSTIAIYVLGIIMLVEGFAGY from the coding sequence GTGAGACTCCTGTCACTGAAACGTAATTTAGGGATATTTGACAGAGTACTGCGGGTAATTGTAGGTTTGGCTTTATTAGCCTTTGGTTATTTAGCAACCTTAAACACACCTTCCACCATAGCAATCTACGTTCTAGGAATAATTATGCTGGTTGAAGGTTTTGCCGGCTACTGA
- a CDS encoding transposase: protein MAIIPQLKLFSWNEIEGLGDLERLRLVLEYMPDEELMRLLEAKRGKGRDDYPVRAMWNSVLAGIVFQHDSVEKLRRELGRNGQLRDMCGFKGTAVPPAWVYTRFLKSIVEYTEELDNILDRLVEQLQEILPEFGKRLAIDSKAISSYAKQQNKNQTPDGRRDTDADYGKKEYKGVTEDGRLWEKIIKWFGYKLHLVVDATYELPVAFKVTKASASDIKEGHAMLEQIERRQPEILKTAETLAADKGYDDTKLIEKCWDKYQIKPVIDIRNMWKDGEETRLLSGKENVVYNYKGNVYCYCPKTNTRREMPSGGFEKDRNTLKKLCCAEHYGIECKGREQCPVAQGIRIPLSEDRRIFTPIDRASQKWEKEYDKRTSVERVNSRIDVSFGFELHTIRGMAKMKMRCGLALCVMLAMALGRVKEKQADKMRSLVAAV from the coding sequence ATGGCTATTATACCACAACTCAAGCTATTTAGCTGGAACGAAATTGAAGGACTGGGTGACTTAGAACGATTGCGGCTCGTACTAGAGTACATGCCAGATGAAGAATTGATGCGGCTATTGGAAGCAAAGCGAGGAAAGGGTCGGGATGATTACCCAGTGCGGGCGATGTGGAATTCAGTGCTTGCAGGAATAGTATTTCAACATGATAGCGTAGAAAAATTACGGCGTGAACTGGGCCGGAACGGGCAACTCCGTGATATGTGTGGATTTAAAGGTACGGCAGTACCTCCGGCTTGGGTTTATACACGTTTTTTAAAAAGCATAGTCGAATATACTGAAGAGCTCGATAACATTTTAGATCGCCTCGTTGAGCAGTTGCAAGAGATTTTGCCTGAATTCGGCAAGCGTCTAGCCATCGACAGTAAAGCGATCTCGTCTTACGCTAAGCAGCAGAATAAGAATCAAACACCTGATGGCAGGCGAGATACTGATGCCGATTATGGCAAAAAAGAATACAAGGGTGTAACCGAAGATGGCAGACTATGGGAAAAGATCATCAAATGGTTTGGCTACAAGTTACATTTAGTCGTAGATGCAACTTATGAACTACCAGTAGCCTTTAAAGTTACCAAAGCCTCGGCTTCGGATATTAAAGAAGGTCATGCCATGCTTGAACAAATAGAGCGGAGACAACCAGAGATATTGAAAACAGCAGAGACCCTAGCAGCAGACAAGGGTTATGATGACACAAAGCTTATTGAAAAGTGCTGGGATAAGTATCAAATCAAACCGGTCATTGATATCCGTAATATGTGGAAAGACGGAGAAGAAACACGGTTGCTGAGCGGAAAGGAAAACGTAGTCTATAACTACAAAGGTAATGTATACTGCTATTGCCCGAAGACAAATACCCGGCGGGAGATGCCCAGTGGGGGATTTGAAAAAGACCGTAATACACTAAAGAAGCTATGCTGTGCCGAACATTACGGAATAGAATGTAAAGGCCGGGAACAATGCCCAGTAGCACAAGGGATACGTATACCCCTTTCAGAAGATCGGAGAATCTTTACGCCGATCGATCGAGCAAGCCAAAAGTGGGAAAAAGAATACGATAAGCGCACCAGCGTTGAGCGAGTAAACAGCCGTATTGACGTATCATTTGGCTTTGAACTGCATACGATCCGGGGCATGGCCAAGATGAAAATGCGATGTGGATTAGCATTATGTGTTATGTTAGCTATGGCGCTAGGACGAGTGAAAGAAAAGCAGGCAGATAAAATGAGAAGCTTGGTAGCTGCAGTTTAG
- a CDS encoding site-specific integrase, protein MTVQRTLETAKGKLQFVPPKTKTSKRTISLPPSVIEALKKHRIQQMQHKLRLGPMYEDQGLVFPSETGTPFNPDNLDRYFKPVLKKAGLPDIRFHDLRHTHATLLIKRGEDIKMVSERLGHSDVAFTIRVYHHVMPKVEHEAMLRFNDVLVGKKRTGEQSGSKAGILGSVN, encoded by the coding sequence TTGACGGTCCAGAGGACGCTTGAAACGGCAAAAGGGAAGCTCCAATTCGTTCCGCCGAAAACTAAAACTTCTAAGCGAACTATTTCACTGCCGCCATCCGTCATTGAAGCATTGAAAAAACACCGCATACAGCAAATGCAGCATAAACTCCGCCTGGGACCGATGTATGAGGACCAAGGGCTGGTATTCCCCAGCGAAACGGGTACACCTTTCAATCCTGACAACCTGGACCGCTACTTTAAGCCCGTCCTCAAGAAAGCCGGTTTGCCTGACATCCGCTTCCATGACCTGCGTCATACCCACGCCACCCTGCTGATCAAGCGCGGTGAGGACATTAAGATGGTCAGTGAAAGGCTGGGTCACAGTGACGTGGCCTTCACCATCCGGGTCTACCACCACGTGATGCCCAAGGTGGAGCATGAAGCCATGCTGCGGTTCAATGACGTCCTGGTGGGCAAAAAAAGAACCGGAGAGCAGTCCGGTTCTAAGGCTGGGATTTTAGGTTCGGTGAACTAA